A region of Candidatus Eremiobacterota bacterium DNA encodes the following proteins:
- a CDS encoding (2Fe-2S)-binding protein, with protein MEITFTVNGREVKVHSEPERRLVDILRYDLALTGTKIGCGEGECGACTVIMDGLTVNSCLIAACQLQGSEVVTIEGLESSGKIGPVKEAFIEEGAVQCGFCIPGMVISAWHLLDKNPSPTLDEIRLGLSGNLCRCTGYKKIIEAVKKASQKRKGGELGK; from the coding sequence ATGGAGATAACATTCACCGTGAACGGCAGGGAGGTGAAGGTGCACTCTGAGCCTGAGCGCCGCCTTGTGGATATTCTCCGCTACGATCTTGCCCTTACGGGCACAAAGATAGGGTGCGGTGAGGGGGAATGCGGCGCCTGCACGGTTATAATGGATGGCCTTACTGTCAACTCATGCCTTATCGCCGCCTGCCAGTTGCAGGGAAGCGAGGTTGTCACGATAGAAGGCCTCGAGTCATCGGGGAAAATAGGCCCCGTCAAGGAGGCCTTCATCGAGGAAGGAGCCGTGCAGTGCGGTTTCTGCATACCGGGCATGGTGATATCGGCGTGGCATCTTCTCGATAAGAACCCTTCACCAACCCTCGATGAGATTCGTCTGGGCCTCTCGGGGAACCTCTGCCGCTGCACCGGCTACAAGAAGATTATTGAGGCGGTAAAAAAGGCGTCGCAGAAAAGAAAAGGTGGTGAGCTTGGAAAATGA